The sequence ttctcctcctgcccccaatccctcccagcatcagagtcttttcctgtgagtcaactcttcgcatgaggtggccaaagtactggagtttcagcttcagcatcattccttccaaagaaatcccagggctgatctccttcagaagggactggttggatctccttgcagtccaggggactctcaagagtcttctccaacaccacagttcaaaagcatcaattcttcggcactcagctttcttcacagtccaactctcacatccatacatgaccacaggaaaaaccatagccttgactagacgaacctttattggcaaagtaatgtctctgcttttgaatatgctatctacgttggtcataactttccttccaaggagtaagcgtcttttaaagcTTCACATAGAAGGATCCATCTGCTCACGAATaagtcagaatttatttttcctcttgattCCTGTAGTACTTACCGCCTGTGGTGTTCATTTGGCAACTGGCCTGGTGGCCTCATTGTAAGATGTGTTCCTTGGCTAAATCCTGTTTCTACCTTTTTTGTGAGGGGAGGGGGTGCTCTTTACCTCTTGCCAACCAACcatacattttttctctctctgttttatcACCAGAAATGTAAGCATTTGGAGGCTAAAACACGTGTCAGCTgtgctttaaagaaagaaaatggacttTTCGGAATCCCCTGGATCTGATTTCATCCAGTGTGACTCCTGAATACTAACCTACACAGAAACTCTATAAAACTTTCCTGGACATACAGAGAAAGCATGGATTTAATTCACATTCTGTTCAACTGCTTAACTTTGCAAAACTGATTTAGAAAATATGGTCTGAGAATTTTTGAGAAATTTCTTATGTCTGTATCTTGAGCTtggatggggttggggggaacTGTGCCCTGGCTACATTGAACTGGACCCGGCAAATCTCATGGGAGATCTGCTCCGTGCTGGGCTGTGTCCAGGCTCCGAGAAATAAACAGCAAACAAGACTGATGTGGCCTGCAGTGTTGGAGCACAGGGGGCATGGTACACTAGACTGTgagttaaaataataattcagCGTGCTTCCTGCACAACAAAAGTATCTACAAAGTGATGGGATGTCGCCTTCACCTAAAAGCCTGTACAAGGAAGGGGTGGAACCCCTGGATTTCGGACTCAACCCTGCCCCCTACTGGCTGTGTGATGACATGCACGTCACCTAGTAcctttgtgtttcagtttcttttctgtagAATAAGGCTCATAAAGCCTAGTGCACAGAGATTTTGTGAGGATTTATGTATTAACATCCATAAAACGCTTCagtggtgcctggcacagagcaatcACTACATCAATCAAAGCACTGGTAAGCTTTAAATCACATGACACTTTGACCCATAcattccccccccaccccccccccacccgcccTTTCTAAATTCCTAGAAATTTCTTAAAGTGCTAAGTACCACCTCAATACAAAATTTGGTAAGGTATATATTGAAAACATAGAACATAAAAGCGAGAGACTTCTTAAATGTGTAGACAAATACCTGCAAATTGGTTTTGGGGTCAAAGCTGAGACATCATTATAAAATCAATGGGGATGTCAGGGTACATCCATGGTGGGAACATAAACCCCACAACACTGGACTCACCCAGCCCTAGTCTTCCTCCCTGCCTTGCCTGTGGCAACAgccatctccctctcccccagGGAGCCAGAGAGGGCCAGGCCATCCCACCAAGACACCCTACAGGTCCAGGATGGCCTGCCAGTTTCTCAGGGAGCCTCTGTTTGGAACCTGAAAGATACATTTGGGGCTCCAGACCATGAAAGAAAACCCTTGCATGACTGAAATTTCACAAATTTATTAATGGTAACAAGTCAACTTCAACCAACTCTGGCCTCTTGATGACTGCAAGGAAAGAATACTCATtcattaatcaaatatttaaaaacaatttaaaagcttAGTGCAGTGGGtttgcagaaagcagagaggaaaggggGGCCCCTAGACAAAATTAGACTCCCCTGGTGGattagtcggtaaagaatctgcctgcaatgtaggagacccaggttagatccctgggttgggaagatcccctggagaagggaatggcaatcccctccagtattcttccctggggaaatctcatggacacgggacagaagaggctggcatgccatagtccatggagttgcaagagtcagacacgacttagtgactaaaccaccagcagaCAAAACTAGGGTGATAGTCAGTTTCGATAGAGCTCTGCCCCCCATGCTAGCCGGACGCCTTTAAAAGGCTCAGGTGTGGCTCCCAAGAAGGGAGGATCTGTGATGCTTCTTGTTCTCCAGGGTAATCAGGTGTTTTCACTCTTCACCACTTCCAGGGAAAAATCCATCTCCATTTGTAAAAGAGCATTTTCTTTGGGCAAAGCTACCTGTTTTCCAGTCTTGTTCCAAGTTTCCGATCCAGTGCTGCAGAATCCACAATGTCACAACCAGGAGGACAAAAGGGTCCACGCGGCATTTTTACAGAAGGGGACCTGGTGCTGAAAGAGGCCCGGTCACCCGCACCGTCACACGGCTGGTTCGTGGCAAACCTGGGACTCGAACCTGGTGTTCTTTGAGGTCAAACCTGTGCTTTCCTTGGAATTCCCTTGGTAAGCAAAGCTGTGTTGCTGCGGCTTGGCAGTTTCTGATTGGTTTCCTTTGAGTGCTTCGGTCGTCTGTCTCTCTTGGCTGGAACAGCGATCTTTTTGGGGAGAAAAGAAACACGTATGGTGTCAGGGGCAGGGGATCCACAGTCAGCTAGATGCTGGTTCGACTGTGGCCACtgccttcacttctctgagccttcacCTACCAGGGCAGCAGAGAGCTCCTTCCTAGGTTAGCCTGGCGCAGCGTATCTGGTGGGTCTCCGCACAGTCGCTGCGGGGAAATTAACGACGTATCCGCGCTGTTTCCTCAGGGGCTCAGGCCGGGCCGGAGCAGATGCCCCTTTCACTGACTTTCCAGCCCCGTCCCCTCCCGGCGTGGGGACCACTGAGCTCAGAGAAGCTCCCTGAGCAGCGGATGGTGCAGAAGGAAAGGTGAACACACGCTTTCCAAAAGCGGTCATCGTGTGTGCCAACCAGAGAGCTTTCATTCACTGTCTCAGTGGAAGGAGGCAGAGATGCAAATTAACCCCCAATTTATATCTGCCTTGGGGATGAATTATGTGACACTGATGGTTGGGTAGCAGGTTTTATTCCAGGATTATTTTCCGCTCCGACGATTATTAGGATTTATAGCGCGTCCCCCGAGGGCACTTCAGCTCGCAGGCTGGGAAGTCAGCCTGGAGGCCTGAGAATTTCCTGGTTGGAAGCTATGGTGCAGCGCGTACAGAAACTGGAAAGGCAACTTTTGGTTTTCACTGGGACGTGGGAGAAGGTTTTGCTCTCCTCACTGTGGGGTCTGAGATGGCCGCACAATGACCCCCACGGCGGGCAACCCGAAGGGGCCCCGCCGGCGGCGTTATTAGTGAGCAGATCATCACGGCCAGCCCTTCACAGCCTGGTCTGGAATATCAGCCCGTTGTTTGTCAGATTCCCAGCAAAACAACACAACTGCACTGGTGGTTTGCCAGTAGTCAAAGCCCACGTCGCCGGTGAGCTTGCAAAGTCCTCCAGCAGGGGGCGCGCTTGGTCCAGCTCTGGGTTCTGAAAGGCTGCCCGAAGGCAGGCAGGTCTGCAGGCCCGCCTCACTGCAGCCCAGGCTCCCCCACAAGGTGGGCAGGCTGGGGAGGGCACCCACGGCTTTATCAGCAGACAGAACCTGGGGCACTCACTCTACCCGGTCTCCACCACTCGTCTGCAAGCTGGAGGTGATGGTGGCCCTACTCGGTGGGGTTCTGGTGGGGACTGAATGAGGACATATCGGGGTCTGGCGTGTCCTGGTGGTGGCTCTGGTGATCTCTCTTCTTCTGAGGAACATTCTTTGTAACAAGCTTCTCCTTTCCAAGAAAACACTCTTTGTCACCTTTCTAGActctggcaagaaaaaaaaaatccaatctcaACAGAAACCCACTAGGAGACTGCCCTTCCAGGGCCTGCTTGCCCCACTAGCTTAGAATGAGAACCAGTTGGTGGAGCCTCAAGGTTCTGTCTTTGGTACTAATTACACTTATGGCCACTCAACtggtaggttaaaaaaaaaaatcagccccaGGTGTGACCAGAGGTCTAGGACATTTCTGGAGCCTAAATGGACCATCTTTGGGGAACTCAAGCACTTGAAGCTAGTCTGGATTCTTTACCGGAAGCTGAGCAGAGCTTGGGAATGCTTCTGGAGTAGGTGATTCTTCGTGGGTACGATGTGTGTTCTGTGTCCCTCCTCTTCTTCCGCAATGCTTGAATTCCCAGTCCAGGGTCCAGGTTCCCAGTGCCTGGGACCCTCGTTACAGAAGCACCAGGCACCTGAGATGTCCATTAGCACAGGCATCAAAGAAAGAGCTAACTGATTTTCTTCTCTCAAGCAGCTTAGTTTGTTTGGAAAGATAAAATGATCAGTCTCACTAAATAGGTAATCTTTCAAAGACCCCAAAGATTATCCCAAAGCCATaggtgtgattattttttaaaagaaccaagAAGATTTTCAGAGTGAAGAGTATCTTATGGAGATTTGAAATGCTTCACCTGATGAAGGCAAACAGCACCACACCCACCTTGGGGATACTTTCTGGTAAGAGTCAGGCTGAAAtcctcccttcctgcctcagTTTACCGCACCTTCTCCCCTGTGGGGCGTCCTCATCTAAGGTCCCAGGAGCATCACGGGTGGGCTTCCTCACCCAGCTGGCTCAGCTGAGGTGCGCATGGCCCTTCTGCTGACATTGGTGCCCGACTCTCCAGGTCACCCCTTCCCCGAGGAGTCGTGGCTCCTAACACAGACTGTGTGCACTGAGACCATCACCAATGCTGGGAAAGCAGATTGACAGCTACAGTCGCAAGGCAGCGGCGGTGGTTGGGGGTTGGAAGGCTGGGCATGGGGTGGTGGGGTCCTGAGCACTGCCCACTGGGCTCACGGCCCCCAGTTCCTCTGATAAGGCTGCTCAGTGTGACCAGACGGGCTTCCTCTTCTGGAGGAAGGCCTTGACCCCCTCCTGGCCATCCGGCAGGCCCAGGTTGTCCACCATGGTCTGGGAGGTGAGGTGGTAGGCAGTCCTGAGGTCCTGGGCCAGCTGCCGGTAGAAGGCAGCTTTGCCCAGTGACAGCACCGACCGGCTCAGTGAGGCCACCTTCCTCGCGATCCTCATAGTCTCCTCCTCCAACCGCTCCTCTGGCACCACCCTGCTCAGCAGCCCGTGGAGCAGGGCCTCTTGGGCAGAGATGGGCTCCCCAGTGAAGAGCATCTCTAAGGCCACCTGTGGGGAGATGGGGCTGTTACTAAGTCATCCTGCAACCTGGGCCCCACCTGCTCCTGTTCACTCTCCTGACAGCCTCGGCCCGGTTGCCTCCTCCTCAGACGCTATGTTACCCATCTTCCCTAAGGTCCTCCGTCCCCAGACTCTGGCGGGGATGGCATCTGCCAGTGCCCAGGAGAGGGGAACCCTCCTCACCTCCTTCTGGTCACATGTCACTGCAAATCAGCCCCCAGCACCATTCCTCTTTCAGGctgcattttccttctttgcacTTTCATACTTACTATATAGTTTACATTTGTTTATTGTATTATCTCCTTTGTTGGCATGTTAACCTCTCTAGGTCAGAGACTTCTCTTTTTACTGCACCAGAAGAGTACCTTGTACATAGTAGACAGCTTATAGGATATTTACTGGCGAGTGGTTTTTCCCccggctgtgccaggtcttagttgcggcataccaggtttagttccctgaccaggaatccaatccaggccccctgcattgggagcttgaagtcttaacccctggaccaccagggaagtctcttggtGAGTGAATTAAGGAATAGACGGATAGAGGCAGACAGACAGTGCAGACAGGCGATGCTACAGTCCTTCAGAGGCCAGGTCAGAAGGGAACACAGCTTCCACTGAGACCCCCATTCCCCATACTCTGGTGATTTGCACATGGGCTGGGTAGCTGGGCTGTCACTTAACACTCTCCAGCGTGCAGGTTCTGATTAACCAGATGATTAGAACTCAGATTCCCCAGATACACAGAGCTCCTGTGGATAAACACGGGGAAGCGAGTGTTCCCGCACGGAGACATGGCTGGTCTGGGAAGCGGGAGCTCTGGTCTTTCACTGTGCTCTCAGGGCCCCTGGTACCCACTATttgaggggctgggagaggccaGCTCTGGGGGAGGGAGCAGCCGCACCAGGAAGGCTGTTTATAAGGTGCAATGAAGGTGCATGCTGAAGTCACGCCAGGGGCGGGGACACTTTGCACATGGGGGAAATGATTCACGCCCAGGTTCAGTCTGGTTGGCACACTAGAGGTCCTCGCCACGGTTGCTGGTCCGGTGGACCAAAGGCGGCAGCCACCTCACAGCTGGGCAGTTCCTTACGATGACCAGCAGAGGGCACTGGCGACACACGCCTGCTACCGCAGCCGCGTGAAAGGGGCGGAGCTTCCAGGCTGGGCCAGTGTGCAAAAGCACCGGCTAGGTTTGCAAAGGTTTTGCCATATTGCTTCCTGGCGGATGTGCACGGGGATGCGGCCCTGTCACCGGTATAGTCGGTGGCCGCTGTAACAATATGTCCCCGAGGGGTGCAGGCAAGCATCGACCAGGCAGGTGTGTCTGGGTCAGGTTTAGATTTCTATGACTCTCTGGTTTTCCTCTTAGAGGGGCCACGCCTCAGGTGAGGTTTAAGCCGCTTGGTTCGGTTCCCTTGGAATTTAAGGCCTGTTTTTGTCGCATCCCCCGCCCCCTCGCCCTTCTTTCTTCTGAAAAACGAATTTAAAAGTTGACACATATGACCAACCTGTAAGTTTCTAGGACTCAATTGCAAGCCTTGATTTTAagagattttaagattttaagccttgttttgagaaagaatagagtcttagcttggagaaggaaagggcaacccactctagtattcttgccttgagaagtcccatggacagaggagcctggcaggctacagcccatgggatcggcAAAAGAGTTTGTTATGACTGAATAACTAAACAGCAGCAGATTCGTATCTGTACAGTATGGCTGATTTAAAGGTTTCAAAGGCCTCAACACAGAACCTTCCAGAATGTCAGGGGTTGAAACTGAGCAGTGGCAGGTTGGCCAAGCAGACAGTCACCACCTTTAATTTGCAAAAGGCCTGGAGATGAGATTTGACTGGcaattataacaattataaaattgTTCATAAGCTCTGACAATATCTTTGTGATGTATTTTAATTTAAGGTCCTGGCACTGAATAGGGacttaagtatttattgaatatataacATTTAAGGTAAATGTGTATCCTGGTGGGATCTAGACACCCCTGACTCTGAGGATACTGGAGCAAGCTGTTGTGTTCTGCGGGTCACCTTCTCTCACGTGGAGCCCATGTCCAACTGGTTTTCATGGTGTGGGTGTTTGTAGGTACCTGTGATCAGAATTTTCTAATAAACATATTTCTGTAAAAGCTAACGAGGAGGCACATGGAAGGCAAGTGCGCCCCTGAACTTGGTCCCTCGGCCTGATTTCCCTTGGGTCTCATTTCTTTTGTGCCTCAGGCTATGAGCAACTGCTGGTTTTCTTAGTTGATGCTAAAATGGATAATATATTCTAGAAAGCAGTTTAGGTTCCCCACCTGCTATGaatctgcatgcatgcatgctaagtcaattcagtcatgtctgattctgcgatcctatggactgtagcctgacaggatcctctgtccatgggattctccaggaaagaatactggagtgggttgccatgccctcctctaggggatttttcctgacccaaggatcaaacccccgtctcttacatctcctgcattggcaggcagattctttaccactagtgccacctgggaagccctatgaatcTGACCCtcctttaaaaacagattttcaatTGAGAATGAGGATGTGTTTTTCTAGAATGAGGAAACCACCAGTTTTTACTTGAGATGGTCAGTAAACGCTCTTACAATGTTACAGGAAGGAGGAAAGCTTTGTGAAGAAAGTGGACTTCACTCAGGTCAATGATGGCAGAACAGCTCTGGGGCACGTTCAGCACACCACGTGCAGGACGTTCCTGCAGCCACCGCAGAAGTGACACACTCAACGTATCAGCTCCTTTCAAAGCATTCTGGAGCGGGACAGATGGTCAGCAAACAGGAAGCCAGTGACACAGTGTCCTAGCCTCTTATACTGGCATATGTCACCATGCTATTACAGCTCAGATGCAGCCTTTCTGTGCAATGAAACTGTCTCAATTGCATTTCACATGAGTGCAAAAGATGTTTGCCTTTATGAAAGCAAAGCAAATCTGGAAACAACCAGCTGTACTGAGGGGCCGGCAAGAGTGAAAAACAATGACTTACAAACTGACAGCTACAGGGATAACCTCCTGACACAAGACATTAGTACATTAGCCAGCTCTGCTTTGGGCAGAATGTCCTGACTCACACTGTACTTTCAACAAGAAAGTTCTGGAACTGACCCTCACAGACACTCAAGGATcgcagctgggggaggggtggggggtacAGGGGGTTGTCACCTTTCTCGGCACTGCTCTCCCCAAGGCCACTGCGGGGGTGGAACAGAAGACCCCTATGTTCACGCCCGGCGTGGCAAAGGAGGACTTGTCACTTGCCACGGCAATGTCACAGCTGGCAACCAGCTGACACCCAGCTGCGGTGGCCAGGCCATTCACCATGGCGATGATGGGGACTGGGTGGTTCTGGATCAGCATCATGACCTGAGGAGCAAACACACCTGCTTCACTTTCATCCAAGAGTGAGGTGGATGTCAAAGCTTgttattttatgtgattttacTGTTCAGAGCCTTTCTCAAATCCATAAGTGTATCAGATTCTATGACCAAGGAGAATAAGTTGCATGAAATTTCGACTGTGAATCAGACTGTATGATTTGGTCTCCTTGAGATCCAGGAGGAAGGAACCAGGACTCCAAGGCTCACCAGACAAGTGACTCCCTAAGGCCATCAGACCCAAGAGTGGGGCTGTGGGGTCTGAGCAGTCTCTGTCCGACTCCAGGTCCCTAGTCTGACCCTGAGCATGACTTCAGCAAGGGTGCTGTCCCCTGGACCACTCTGCTCACAACCCCCCTAGAGAAGAGGGTTGAGTGACTGTGGGA is a genomic window of Bos mutus isolate GX-2022 chromosome 13, NWIPB_WYAK_1.1, whole genome shotgun sequence containing:
- the ECHDC3 gene encoding enoyl-CoA hydratase domain-containing protein 3, mitochondrial isoform X2, whose amino-acid sequence is MAAAAGLRALGAKGSGWLRRGPWAPLTTGFCSGGPAGIGRPEPGPRPTIARQRDGIRNIVLSDPKRRNALSLAMLKSLQSDILHEAESQDLKVMMLIQNHPVPIIAMVNGLATAAGCQLVASCDIAVASDKSSFATPGVNIGVFCSTPAVALGRAVPRKVALEMLFTGEPISAQEALLHGLLSRVVPEERLEEETMRIARKVASLSRSVLSLGKAAFYRQLAQDLRTAYHLTSQTMVDNLGLPDGQEGVKAFLQKRKPVWSH
- the ECHDC3 gene encoding enoyl-CoA hydratase domain-containing protein 3, mitochondrial isoform X1; protein product: MAAAAGLRALGAKGSGWLRRGPWAPLTTGFCSGGPAGIGRPEPGPRPTIARQRDGIRNIVLSDPKRRNALSLAMLKSLQSDILHEAESQDLKVIIISAEGPVFSSGHDLKELTDEQGPDYHAEVFQTCSEVMMLIQNHPVPIIAMVNGLATAAGCQLVASCDIAVASDKSSFATPGVNIGVFCSTPAVALGRAVPRKVALEMLFTGEPISAQEALLHGLLSRVVPEERLEEETMRIARKVASLSRSVLSLGKAAFYRQLAQDLRTAYHLTSQTMVDNLGLPDGQEGVKAFLQKRKPVWSH